The Anticarsia gemmatalis isolate Benzon Research Colony breed Stoneville strain chromosome 29, ilAntGemm2 primary, whole genome shotgun sequence genome window below encodes:
- the Chi gene encoding LIM domain-binding protein 2 Chi isoform X3, with amino-acid sequence MPVALGSLGGEGEYREYHHVSPHHPPHAPHLQYHEYPPPPPPPIYHHPIQDPYFRRHAPYFGQPDYRVYELNKRLQQRTEDSDNLWWDAFATEFFEDDATLTLTFCLEDGPKRYTIGRTLIPRYFRSIYEGGVSELYYTMRQPKESFHNTSITLDCDHCTMVTHHGKPMFTKVCTEGRLILEFTFDDLMRIKSWHLAVRAHRELIPRAAVHPPDHAALDQLSKNITRQGITNSTLNYLRLCVILEPMQELMSRHKAYALSPRDCLKTTLFQKWQRMVAPPESQRPASKRRKRKGSGGPNAAPPAPAKKRSPGPNFSLASQDVMVVGEPSLMGGEFGDEDERLITRLENTQYEGDAVEWSAPPPAEPAKTPPQPH; translated from the exons ATGCCGGTGGCTCTGGGCTCGCTCGGCGGCGAGGGCGAGTACCGTGAGTACCACCATGTGTCGCCACATCACCCGCCGCACGCGCCGCACCTGCAGTACCATGAGtatccgccgccgccgccgccacccaTCTACCATCATCCGATACAGGATCCTTACTTTAG GCGGCACGCGCCGTACTTCGGTCAGCCAGACTACAGAGTATATGAGCTAAATAAGCGGTTACAACAAAGAACAGAG GACTCAGATAATCTATGGTGGGACGCGTTCGCGACAGAATTCTTTGAAGATGACGCGACGCTAACACTCACGTTTTGTTTAGAAGATGGACCTAAGAGatata CGATAGGAAGGACGTTGATACCGCGCTACTTCCGCAGTATATACGAGGGCGGCGTGTCAGAGCTGTACTACACGATGCGCCAGCCTAAAGAGTCCTTCCACAACACTAGCATCACGCTCGACTGTGACCACTGTACTATGGTCACGCACCATGGGAAACCTATGTTTACTAAG GTGTGTACAGAAGGTCGCCTGATCCTGGAGTTCACGTTCGACGACCTGATGCGCATCAAGTCGTGGCACCTGGCGGTCCGCGCGCACCGCGAGCTCATCCCCCGCGCGGCCGTGCACCCGCCCGACCACGCCGCGCTCGACCAGCTCAGCAAGAACATCACGCGCCAGGGCATCACCAACTCCACGCTCAACTACTTGAgg TTATGCGTGATCCTGGAGCCGATGCAGGAGCTGATGTCCCGCCACAAGGCGTACGCGCTGTCGCCGCGGGACTGCCTTAAGACCACGCTCTTCCAGAAGTGGCAGCGGATGGTCGCGCCGCCAG aGTCCCAGCGGCCGGCCAGCAAGCGACGTAAGCGTAAAGGTAGCGGCGGGCCCAACGCTGCACCGCCTGCGCCCGCCAAGAAACGATCACCTGGACCTAACTTCAGCCTCGCATCACAG GACGTGATGGTGGTGGGCGAGCCGTCGCTGATGGGCGGCGAGTTCGGCGACGAGGACGAGCGGCTCATCACGCGGCTCGAGAACACGCAGTACGAGGGCGACGCCGTGGAGTggagcgcgccgccgcccgccgagCCCGCCAAGACGCCGCCGCAGCCGCACTGA